In Rattus norvegicus strain BN/NHsdMcwi chromosome 1, GRCr8, whole genome shotgun sequence, a genomic segment contains:
- the LOC134485082 gene encoding sperm motility kinase Y-like — protein sequence MPTEIEKELAPPRPDPSISQEGTFHSQYKVLKTIGKGSHAKVLLAHHQLTGTPVAVKVLRKNKQWFRPAMTEANIMRKINHPNIVSLLQVIENKTRIYLIMELVEGQQLHQYIRESGHIEEDEARQIFEQRLSAVSYCHGKGIVHRDLKVDNIMIDKNKKFKVIDFRLSTETQPGHMLNQHCGAYSFGSPELFLGLLYDGMKNDMWTIGVVLYYMVVGKLPFDSVIIQELQIQVVAGVYPAPCGVSEELKNLLSQLLTVNPMYRPTASQVMKHAWFKEHGKGFTGRCEELLPLRPDPEILGAMKCMGFKASVIKYSLIKRKYNEEMATYYFLQQQALPGYGCTAQAQQVRPIAAPFPSLNPAGAFRLQRKRSGSLPVLGTLQVSFSHGQVSQYGQKAHPKGGRRSTVPGPLRALPLSQMCHECPMHSNNKPLQ from the coding sequence atgcctacagagattgAGAAGGAGTTAGCCCCTCCTAGGCCCGATCCcagtatctctcaggagggaacctttcattcccaatataaagtactgaagactattggaaaaggaagccatgccaaggtcctcctggcccaccaccagctcacaggaaccccagtggcggtcaaagttctccgaaagaacaagcagtggttccggccagccatgacagaagcaaacataatgagaaagatcaaccaccccaacattgtttctctcttacaagtcattgaaaacaaaactagaatatacctcataatggagctggtggaaggccaacaactccaccagtacatcagagagtcagggcacatagaggaggatgaggcccggcaaatatttgaacagagattgtcagcagtgagctactgccatggaaaggggattgttcaccgagacctgaaagtggacaatataatgatcgataaaaacaaaaagttcaaagtcatcgactttcgccttagcaccgaaacacaacctggacatatgctaaaccagcactgcggtgcgtactcttttggttccccggaactcttccttggacttctgtacgacgggatgaagaatgacatgtggacaataggagtggtcttgtattatatggtagtgggaaagctcccatttgattctgtgatcatccaagaattacaaaTACAAGTTGTTGCAGGCGTGTatcctgccccctgtggggtttcagaagaactgAAGAACCTTCTtagtcaattactaacagtaaatccaatgtatagaccaacagccagccaggtgatgaaacacgcctggttcaaagaacacgggaaggggttcacaggtcgttgtgaagaactgcttcccctcaggccagaccctgaaattttgggtgcgatgaaatgcatgggatttaaagcctctgtaataaaatactccctaataaaaagaaaatataatgaggaaatggcaacttattacttcctacaacagcaggccctcccggggtatggctgcacagcccaggcacagcaagtgcgtcccattgcagccccatttcctagccttAATCCTGCAGGtgcttttagattacaaagaaagaggagtggaagcctgccagtccttggcaccttgcaGGTGTCATTCTCCCACGGTCAAGTATCTCAGTATGGCCAGAAGgctcatccaaaaggaggaagaaggtcaactgtgcctggtcctctcagggcactaccactatcacaaatgtgccatgagtgtcccatgcattcaaacaacaagcctcttcagtga